In Lepus europaeus isolate LE1 unplaced genomic scaffold, mLepTim1.pri SCAFFOLD_621, whole genome shotgun sequence, a single genomic region encodes these proteins:
- the LOC133755608 gene encoding LOW QUALITY PROTEIN: ribosomal RNA-processing protein 7 homolog A-like (The sequence of the model RefSeq protein was modified relative to this genomic sequence to represent the inferred CDS: inserted 1 base in 1 codon), giving the protein MVARRRKQAAAGGGEATPSPPGYSAVPVKFSEKQQAPHYLYLREHKVREGAPSSXPQKRTLFVLNVPPYCTEECLGRLLCPCGPVQSVRLQAKPDLAESPEEPTSKFFHPKPVPGFQVAYVVFQKPKAVSAALSLKGPLLVSTESHPVSSGIHKWIADYAGSVLDPEALRLEVDTFMEAYDQRTAEEEAKAKEEEGVPDEEGWVKVTRRGRRPVLPRTEAASLRVLEREKRKRARKELLNFYAWQHRETKMEHLAQLRKKFEEDKQRIELMRAQRKFRPY; this is encoded by the exons ATGGTGGCGCGCAGGAGGAAGCAGGCGGCTGCGGGCGGCGGAGAGGCGACGCCGAGCCCACCGGGCTACTCGG CCGTTCCAGTCAAGTTCTCGGAGAAGCAGCAGGCGCCTCACTacctgtacctgagagaacacaagGTTCGAGAAGGCGCCCCGTCTT TGCCTCAGAAGCGCACCCTTTTTGTCCTCAACGTGCCCCCGTACTGCACGGAG GAATGCCTGGGACGCCTCCTGTGCCCCTGCGGCCCCGTGCAGTCCGTGCGCTTGCAGGCGAAGCCTGACCTCGCCGAGAGCCCCGAGGAGCCCACGTCCAAGTTCTTCCACCCCAAGCCTGTTCCC GGCTTCCAGGTAGCCTACGTGGTGTTCCAGAAGCCAAAGGCGGTGTCGGCTGCCTTGAGCCTGAAGGGCCCTTTGCTGGTCTCCACGGAGAGTCACCCCGTGAGCAGCGGCATCCACA AGTGGATCGCCGACTACGCAGGCTCTGTGCTGGACCCCGAGGCCCTGCGGCTGGAGGTGGACACGTTCATGGAGGCATATGACCAGAGGACAGCCGAG GAGGAGGCCAAGgccaaggaggaggagggcgTCCCGGACGAGGAGGGCTGGGTGAAGGTGACGCGCCGCGGCCGGCGGCCTGTGCTCCCGCGGACGGAGGCGGCCAGCCTGCGCGTGCTGGAGAGGGAGAAGCGGAAGCGCGCGCGCAAGGAGCTGCTCAACTTCTACGCCTGGCAGCACCGCGAGACCAAGATGGAGC ATCTCGCACAGCTGCGCAAGAAGTTCGAGGAGGACAAGCAGCGGATTGAGCTGATGCGCGCCCAGCGCAAGTTCCGGCCCTACTGA